TCTGGCGGCCGAGTCCGGGGCACCGGTGGCCGAGCGGCTGGCACTGGGCTTCGGCTCCTCGCGATTCCGTTACGCCGCCCCGGCCGGGCGGGACTGGGTCGCCGCGGACCTGGCCGGCAAGCGCATCGCCACCGCCTATCCGAACCTGGTCCGCAAGGATCTGGCCGGCAAGGGCATCGAGGCCACCGTCATCCGGCTCGACGGGGCGGTGGAGATCTCGATCCAGCTGGGAGTGGCCGACGCGATCGCCGACGTGGTGGGCTCCGGGCGCACCCTTCGCCAGCACGGTCTGGCGGCTTTCGGTGAGTCGCTGTGCGATTCCGAAGCGGTGTTGATCGAGGGCGCGCACGCCAACGGCCGCAGCGCCGAGACCGCTGCCGCCCGTGACCAACTGGCCGCCCGGGTGCAGGGCGTGGTGTTCGGTCAGCAGTACCTGATGCTCGACTACGACTGTCCGCGCGGGGTGCTCGAGCAGGCTGTCGCGATCACCCCGGGCCTGGAGTCGCCGACCATCGCGCCATTGGCCGACCCGGACTGGGCGGCGGTGCGCGCACTGGTGCCGCGACGCGAGGTCAACGCGATCATGGACGAGTTGGCCGCGATCGGAGCCAAGGCCATCCTCGCTTCGGACATCAGATTCTGCCGATTTTGATCAGTCCCGGTAGCTGAGCCTTTGCCGTGTTAGCGTCCGGTGGTTGGCTCGACTGGCCCGGGAGGTAGTGGTGACCCATTTCATCGTGCTGGTGCTCGCGCTGTTCATCGGTGCCGTAGCCGGGCTGCGCGCGTTTACCGCGCCGGCCGTGATGGCCTGGGCCGCCGTCCTGCAGTGGATCAACTTGAACGGGACCTGGGTCGAGTGGCTGACCCATCCGGCGACCGTCACCATCTTGACGTTGCTGGCGATCGGTG
The window above is part of the Mycolicibacter sp. MU0102 genome. Proteins encoded here:
- the hisG gene encoding ATP phosphoribosyltransferase codes for the protein MLRVAVPNKGALSEAAAAMLSEAGYRSRTDAKDLTVIDPANKVEFFFLRPKDIAIYVGSGELDFGITGRDLAAESGAPVAERLALGFGSSRFRYAAPAGRDWVAADLAGKRIATAYPNLVRKDLAGKGIEATVIRLDGAVEISIQLGVADAIADVVGSGRTLRQHGLAAFGESLCDSEAVLIEGAHANGRSAETAAARDQLAARVQGVVFGQQYLMLDYDCPRGVLEQAVAITPGLESPTIAPLADPDWAAVRALVPRREVNAIMDELAAIGAKAILASDIRFCRF